One part of the Methylobacterium terrae genome encodes these proteins:
- a CDS encoding DUF6867 family protein gives MQGILYEESTIWLFLLVTVVMGGWMAWMIGRGIALGWRPYWQAVLSLLLLGIAVRFIHHALFEGSFLSPHYYVVDTIVLLIIGSAGYRATRARQMTTQYRWLYERSGPLTWRAKA, from the coding sequence ATGCAGGGGATCCTCTACGAGGAGAGCACGATCTGGCTCTTCCTCCTCGTCACCGTGGTGATGGGCGGCTGGATGGCCTGGATGATCGGGCGCGGCATCGCGCTCGGCTGGCGGCCGTACTGGCAGGCGGTGCTGTCGCTGCTGCTGCTCGGCATCGCCGTGCGCTTCATCCACCACGCGCTGTTCGAGGGCAGCTTCCTGTCGCCGCACTACTACGTCGTCGACACGATCGTGCTCCTGATCATCGGCTCGGCCGGTTACCGCGCCACCCGCGCCCGGCAGATGACGACGCAGTACCGCTGGCTCTACGAGCGCAGCGGGCCGCTGACCTGGCGGGCCAAGGCCTGA
- a CDS encoding ABC transporter ATP-binding protein, which translates to MSVAGINVLQDETRARAAGYRAPLLTVRGVKTYYGNIIALKGVDLDVNEGEIVTLIGANGAGKSTLMMTIFGAPRAREGTVTYAGRDITKMPTHEIARLNLAQSPEGRRIFPRMTVYENLQMGASVNGGAHFEQDLERVCAMFPRLKERLYQRGGTMSGGEQQMLAIARALMSRPRLLMLDEPSLGLAPLIVKQIFSAIKELNERDGMTVFLVEQNAYHALKLAHRGYVMVTGTITMSGTGKQLLDDPSVKAAYLEGGRH; encoded by the coding sequence ATGAGCGTCGCCGGCATCAACGTCCTCCAGGACGAGACCCGCGCCCGGGCCGCCGGCTACCGGGCGCCGCTCCTCACGGTGCGCGGGGTCAAGACCTATTACGGCAACATCATCGCGCTCAAAGGGGTCGACCTCGACGTCAACGAGGGCGAGATCGTCACGCTGATCGGCGCGAACGGGGCCGGCAAGTCGACCCTGATGATGACGATCTTCGGTGCCCCCCGGGCGCGCGAGGGCACCGTCACCTATGCGGGCCGGGACATCACCAAGATGCCGACCCACGAGATCGCCCGCCTCAACCTGGCGCAATCGCCGGAGGGTCGGCGGATCTTCCCGCGCATGACCGTCTACGAGAACCTGCAGATGGGGGCGTCGGTGAACGGCGGCGCCCATTTCGAGCAGGACCTGGAGCGGGTCTGCGCGATGTTCCCGCGCCTGAAGGAACGGCTCTACCAGCGCGGCGGCACGATGTCGGGCGGCGAGCAGCAGATGCTGGCCATCGCCCGGGCGCTGATGAGCCGGCCGCGCCTGCTGATGCTCGACGAGCCGTCGCTCGGCCTCGCTCCGCTCATCGTCAAGCAGATCTTCTCGGCCATCAAGGAGCTCAACGAGCGCGACGGCATGACGGTCTTCCTCGTCGAGCAGAACGCCTACCACGCCCTCAAGCTCGCGCATCGCGGCTATGTCATGGTGACCGGCACCATCACCATGTCGGGTACCGGCAAGCAGCTCCTCGACGACCCGTCGGTCAAGGCCGCCTATCTCGAGGGAGGACGGCACTGA
- a CDS encoding ABC transporter ATP-binding protein: MSASMSSSPLASPRMADPVLTVDHVTMRFGGLVAVNDLSFRVGRGDITALIGPNGAGKTTVFNCITGFYKPTEGMMTLRHRDGAEFLLEQLPGYAVNRRAHVARTFQNIRLFTGMTVLENLLVAQHNPLMLASRYTIAGLIGLPVYRRAETAAVEKAKAWLERIHLMHRADDPAGDLPYGDQRRLEIARAMCTDPVLLCLDEPAAGLNPRESLLLNDLLRAIRDDYDTSVLLIEHDMSVVMEISDHVVVLDYGTKIADGTPAEIQSDQSVIAAYLGVEDEEVEQVEAEVGV; this comes from the coding sequence ATGTCGGCCTCGATGTCCTCGTCTCCTCTTGCCTCCCCCCGCATGGCCGATCCGGTCCTGACGGTCGACCACGTCACCATGCGCTTCGGCGGCCTCGTCGCCGTCAACGACCTGTCGTTCCGGGTCGGCCGCGGCGACATCACGGCGCTGATCGGCCCGAACGGCGCCGGCAAGACCACGGTCTTCAACTGCATCACCGGCTTCTACAAGCCGACGGAAGGCATGATGACCCTGCGCCACCGCGACGGCGCCGAGTTCCTGCTGGAGCAGCTGCCCGGCTACGCGGTGAACCGGCGCGCCCACGTCGCGCGCACGTTCCAGAACATCCGCCTGTTCACGGGCATGACCGTGCTGGAGAACCTGCTGGTCGCCCAGCACAATCCCCTGATGCTCGCCTCCCGCTACACCATCGCGGGGCTCATCGGCCTGCCCGTCTACCGGCGGGCCGAGACGGCGGCGGTCGAGAAGGCCAAGGCCTGGCTCGAGCGCATCCACCTGATGCACCGCGCCGACGATCCGGCGGGCGACCTGCCCTACGGCGACCAGCGCCGGCTCGAGATCGCCCGCGCGATGTGCACCGATCCGGTCCTGCTCTGCCTCGACGAGCCGGCCGCCGGCCTCAACCCGCGGGAATCGCTGCTCCTCAACGACCTGCTGCGGGCGATCCGGGACGACTACGACACCTCGGTCCTCCTCATCGAGCACGACATGTCGGTGGTGATGGAGATCTCCGACCACGTCGTGGTGCTCGATTACGGCACCAAGATCGCCGACGGCACGCCGGCGGAGATCCAGAGCGACCAGAGCGTCATCGCCGCCTATCTCGGCGTCGAGGACGAGGAGGTGGAGCAGGTCGAGGCGGAGGTGGGAGTATGA
- the livM gene encoding high-affinity branched-chain amino acid ABC transporter permease LivM, with protein sequence MANPANTLAATPAADRDARATGAIVKDAALFALVTFGLCVPIVAFRTDLSQTAALDLVPRWGLVAILCGIVFVVRLAQRLILANRDARRALTPSPTQATEAVDATPNASQKISGYALPAFLGVTLAFPLLAVLGTGGLGESRYWIDLGILILTYVMLGWGLNIVVGLAGLLDLGYVAFYAVGAYSYALLSTVFGLSFWVCLPLAGLFAGLWGMVLGFPVLRLRGDYLAIVTLAFGEIIRLVLINWTDFSGGAAGISSIPRATFFGVPFTADEDGFAAKFGLDFSPMHRVIFLYYLILALALVTNGVTLRLRRLPIGRAWEALREDEIACRSLGINTTNTKLTAFALGAMFGGFAGSFFAVRQGFVSPESFNFLESAIILAIVVLGGMGSQIGVAVAAVAMVGGPELLRNLGFLKAVFGEGFDPSEYRLLLFGLAMVIMMIWRPRGLISERSPSIVLKERKRISGSLVKEGHG encoded by the coding sequence ATGGCGAACCCGGCCAACACCCTGGCGGCGACCCCCGCCGCCGACCGCGACGCCCGGGCCACCGGGGCGATCGTCAAGGACGCGGCGCTCTTCGCGCTCGTCACGTTCGGCCTCTGCGTGCCGATCGTCGCCTTCCGCACCGACCTGAGCCAGACCGCCGCCCTCGATCTCGTCCCGCGGTGGGGCCTCGTCGCGATCCTGTGCGGCATCGTGTTCGTGGTGCGGCTGGCCCAGCGGCTGATCCTCGCCAACCGCGATGCCCGCCGGGCGCTGACGCCGTCGCCGACCCAGGCGACGGAGGCGGTCGACGCGACGCCGAACGCCTCGCAGAAGATCTCCGGCTACGCCCTGCCGGCCTTCCTCGGCGTGACCCTGGCCTTTCCGCTCCTCGCGGTGCTCGGCACCGGGGGCTTGGGGGAATCCCGCTACTGGATCGACCTCGGCATCCTGATCCTCACCTACGTGATGCTGGGCTGGGGCCTCAACATCGTGGTCGGGCTCGCAGGGTTGCTCGATCTCGGCTACGTCGCGTTCTACGCCGTCGGCGCCTATTCCTACGCGCTCCTCTCCACGGTGTTCGGCCTGTCGTTCTGGGTCTGCCTGCCGCTCGCCGGCCTGTTCGCGGGCCTGTGGGGCATGGTGCTGGGCTTCCCCGTGCTCCGCCTGCGCGGCGACTACCTCGCCATCGTGACGCTCGCCTTCGGCGAGATCATCCGCCTGGTGCTGATCAACTGGACCGATTTCTCGGGCGGCGCCGCCGGCATCTCGTCGATTCCCCGCGCCACCTTCTTCGGCGTCCCGTTCACGGCGGACGAGGACGGGTTCGCGGCGAAGTTCGGGCTCGACTTCAGCCCGATGCACCGGGTGATCTTCCTCTACTACCTGATCCTGGCGCTCGCGCTCGTCACCAACGGCGTGACGCTGCGCCTGCGCCGCCTGCCGATCGGCCGGGCCTGGGAGGCGCTGCGCGAGGACGAGATCGCCTGCCGCTCGCTCGGCATCAACACCACCAACACCAAGCTCACGGCCTTCGCGCTCGGCGCCATGTTCGGAGGATTCGCCGGCTCGTTCTTCGCCGTGCGCCAGGGCTTCGTCAGCCCGGAGAGCTTCAACTTCCTCGAGAGCGCGATCATCCTGGCGATCGTGGTGCTCGGCGGCATGGGCTCGCAGATCGGCGTCGCGGTCGCGGCGGTCGCGATGGTCGGCGGGCCGGAGCTGCTGCGCAACCTCGGCTTCCTCAAGGCGGTGTTCGGCGAGGGCTTCGATCCGAGCGAGTACCGCCTGCTGCTGTTCGGCCTCGCCATGGTGATCATGATGATCTGGCGCCCCCGCGGCCTGATCTCGGAGCGCTCGCCCTCGATCGTGCTCAAGGAGCGCAAGCGCATCTCGGGATCCCTCGTGAAGGAGGGCCACGGCTGA